From Canis lupus baileyi chromosome 16, mCanLup2.hap1, whole genome shotgun sequence, a single genomic window includes:
- the UNC119 gene encoding protein unc-119 homolog A isoform X1 — translation MKVKKGGGGAGTGAEPASGAPGPSVEPKPEPQLQAESESGSESEPEAGPGPRPGPLQRKQRIGPEDVLGLQRITGDYLCSPEENIYKIDFIRFKIRDMDSGTVLFEIKKPPASERLPINRRDLDPNAGRFVRYQFTPAFLRLRQVGATVEFTVGDKPVNNFRMIERHYFRNQLLKSFDFHFGFCIPSSKNTCEHIYDFPPLSEELINEMIRHPYETQSDSFYFVDDRLVMHNKADYSYSGTP, via the exons ATGAAGGTGAAAAAGGGCGGCGGTGGGGCTGGGACGGGGGCGGAGCCCGCTTCTGGGGCCCCTGGCCCGAGCGTGGAGCCCAAGCCCGAGCCGCAGCTGCAGGCGGAATCCGAGTCCGGGTCCGAGTCAGAGCCGGAGGCTGGCCCGGGGCCCAGGCCGGGGCCGCTGCAGAGGAAGCAGCGGATCGGGCCAGAGGACGTGCTGGGGCTGCAGCGGATCACGGGCG ATTACCTATGCTCTCCCGAGGAGAATATCTACAAGATTGACTTCATAAGATTCAAGATTCGAGACATGGACTCAGGCACTGTTCTCTTTGAAATCAAGAAGCCCCCAGCCTCAG AGCGGTTACCCATCAACCGGCGGGACTTGGACCCCAATGCTGGGCGCTTTGTCCGCTACCAGTTCACACCTGCCTTCCTCCGCCTGAGGCAGGTGGGAGCCAC GGTGGAGTTCACAGTGGGAGACAAGCCTGTCAACAACTTCCGCATGATTGAGAGGCACTACTTTCGCAACCAGCTCCTCAAAAGTTTTGACTTCCACTTTGGTTTCTGCATCCCCAGCAGCAAGAACACCTGCGAGCACATCTACGACTTCCCCCCTCTCTCTGAGGAGCTGA TCAATGAGATGATCCGTCACCCATATGAAACACAGTCTGACAGCTTCTACTTCGTGGATGACCGGCTGGTGATGCACAACAAAGCAGACTATTCCTACAGTGGAACACCCTGA
- the UNC119 gene encoding protein unc-119 homolog A isoform X2 has translation MDSGTVLFEIKKPPASERLPINRRDLDPNAGRFVRYQFTPAFLRLRQVGATVEFTVGDKPVNNFRMIERHYFRNQLLKSFDFHFGFCIPSSKNTCEHIYDFPPLSEELINEMIRHPYETQSDSFYFVDDRLVMHNKADYSYSGTP, from the exons ATGGACTCAGGCACTGTTCTCTTTGAAATCAAGAAGCCCCCAGCCTCAG AGCGGTTACCCATCAACCGGCGGGACTTGGACCCCAATGCTGGGCGCTTTGTCCGCTACCAGTTCACACCTGCCTTCCTCCGCCTGAGGCAGGTGGGAGCCAC GGTGGAGTTCACAGTGGGAGACAAGCCTGTCAACAACTTCCGCATGATTGAGAGGCACTACTTTCGCAACCAGCTCCTCAAAAGTTTTGACTTCCACTTTGGTTTCTGCATCCCCAGCAGCAAGAACACCTGCGAGCACATCTACGACTTCCCCCCTCTCTCTGAGGAGCTGA TCAATGAGATGATCCGTCACCCATATGAAACACAGTCTGACAGCTTCTACTTCGTGGATGACCGGCTGGTGATGCACAACAAAGCAGACTATTCCTACAGTGGAACACCCTGA
- the UNC119 gene encoding protein unc-119 homolog A isoform X3, producing MKVKKGGGGAGTGAEPASGAPGPSVEPKPEPQLQAESESGSESEPEAGPGPRPGPLQRKQRIGPEDVLGLQRITGDYLCSPEENIYKIDFIRFKIRDMDSGTVLFEIKKPPASERLPINRRDLDPNAGRFVRYQFTPAFLRLRQVGATSKNTCEHIYDFPPLSEELINEMIRHPYETQSDSFYFVDDRLVMHNKADYSYSGTP from the exons ATGAAGGTGAAAAAGGGCGGCGGTGGGGCTGGGACGGGGGCGGAGCCCGCTTCTGGGGCCCCTGGCCCGAGCGTGGAGCCCAAGCCCGAGCCGCAGCTGCAGGCGGAATCCGAGTCCGGGTCCGAGTCAGAGCCGGAGGCTGGCCCGGGGCCCAGGCCGGGGCCGCTGCAGAGGAAGCAGCGGATCGGGCCAGAGGACGTGCTGGGGCTGCAGCGGATCACGGGCG ATTACCTATGCTCTCCCGAGGAGAATATCTACAAGATTGACTTCATAAGATTCAAGATTCGAGACATGGACTCAGGCACTGTTCTCTTTGAAATCAAGAAGCCCCCAGCCTCAG AGCGGTTACCCATCAACCGGCGGGACTTGGACCCCAATGCTGGGCGCTTTGTCCGCTACCAGTTCACACCTGCCTTCCTCCGCCTGAGGCAGGTGGGAGCCAC CAGCAAGAACACCTGCGAGCACATCTACGACTTCCCCCCTCTCTCTGAGGAGCTGA TCAATGAGATGATCCGTCACCCATATGAAACACAGTCTGACAGCTTCTACTTCGTGGATGACCGGCTGGTGATGCACAACAAAGCAGACTATTCCTACAGTGGAACACCCTGA